A genomic region of Colletotrichum destructivum chromosome 1, complete sequence contains the following coding sequences:
- a CDS encoding Putative proton-dependent oligopeptide transporter family, MFS transporter superfamily: MGANVETESAVEQVDTKGGLEVTEASNLEGNQPDSQTQSLVAECLPEVLERKPSVDKLPASVWIVAIAGAAERFAYYSLSAPLQNYIQNERGGSAAPGALGLGQQTATNLSNMFLLLQFVAPIPFAIVSDMRYGRQKTLMFSLGIYQCGSLILLLTSLPIALDRGAGLPGLITAMVLIAIGVAGVKATLPPFLVDQYNRPREAVIKVKGSKTHVADRALTIQFITNMFFWLTNLAALSSLASTWIEKEVDFWASYLMGFISLFVTVVLIYFWKRKLVSMDTQGSVLPLSLRALWCAARHRFSLEAASPDSQRDRHGRSVPWDFRIIDDLRQTLTVCRVLLFSAPFYLAYIQIMNNLISQAGQMRLGGIPNDTMQVWNPVACIVLGPVIQRGLFPLLRRSGVPFGPIVRISAACFIMGAAMAYAAGVQHMIYSRGPCYSRPLQCPEAAVREGASSQGTLGNDISVWVQMPVWFILAVAEILGFATISEIAYEQAPKGMKSVVQAVTQLTAGLAAVLGIALSPITKDPTLVILYSVIAGLTVVAAFPFWFYFRTLDHKKVDPDTNSQQA, from the exons ATGGGCGCCAACGTTGAAACCGAAAGTGCAGTAGA GCAAGTCGATACGAAGGGTGGTCTCGAGGTCACTGAAGCATCAAACCTGGAGGGCAATCAACCAGATTCCCAGACACAGAGCCTCGTCGCTGAGTGCCTGCCAGAAGTCTTGGAAAGAAAGCCATCCGTGGACAAGTTGCCAGCGTCAGTGTGGATCGTTGCAATTGCTGGCGCCGCAGAGCGATTTGCCTATTACAGCTTGTCGGCCCCTTTGC AAAACTACATTCAGAATGAGAGAGGGGGTTCCGCCGCCCCAGGGGCCCTGGGGCTTGGCCAGCAGACCGCAACAAATCTGAGCAACATGTTCCTTCTTTTACAATTTGTTGCCCCCATACCCTTCGCCATTGTTTCGGACATGCGATATGGGCGACAGAAAACGCTCATGTTCAGCCTTGG CATTTATCAGTGCGGAAGTCTCATACTGCTCCTGACGTCCTTGCCAATCGCGTTGGATAGGGGCGCGGGACTTCCGGGTCTCATTACGGCCATGGTCTTGATTGCAATTGGCGTAGCAGGAGTGAAGGCGACGCTACCCCCTTTCCTAG TGGACCAATACAATCGGCCAAGGGAAGCCGTCATCAAAGTCAAAGGGAGTAAGACTCATGTTGCGGATCGCGCGTTAACGATTCAGTTCATTACGAACATGTTCTTTTG GCTTACTAACCTCGCCGCGTTGTCTTCCCTCGCATCCACGTGGATTGAAAAAGAGGTTGACTTCTGGGCCTCGTACTTGATGGGCttcatctctctcttcgtGACGGTGGTCCTCATATACTTCTGGAAGCGGAAGCTTG TCAGCATGGATACTCAAGGAAGTGTACTGCCACTGTCTCTCCGAGCTTTATGGTGCGCTGCGAGACATCGCTTCAGTCTGGAAGCCGCCTCTCCAGATTCACAGAGAGATAGGCACGGTAGATCTGTGCCATGGGACTTCAGAATCATAGATGATCTAAGACAAACATTGACAGTTTGCAGAGTGTT GTTATTCTCGGCGCCGTTCTACCTGGCATACATTCAAATCATGAACAACCTCATCTCTCAAGCCGGTCAAATGAGACTCGGAGGCATCCCAAACGACACTATGCAAGTCTGGAACCCCGTTGCCTGCATCGTGCTCGGGCCCGTCATCCAGCGTGgtcttttccccctcctccgtaGATCCGGAGTCCCGTTCGGCCCAATCGTCCGGATCTCGGCCGCCTGCTTCATCATGGGTGCAGCCATGGCCTACGCCGCCGGTGTTCAGCACATGATCTACTCGCGCGGCCCGTGCTATTCTCGTCCGCTGCAGTGCCCTGAAGCGGCGGTCCGCGAAGGCGCGTCGTCGCAAGGAACCTTGGGGAACGACATCAGCGTCTGGGTGCAGATGCCAGTCTGGTTCATCCTAGCGGTGGCGGAGATCTTAGGCTTCGCAACGATCTCCGAAATCGCCTACGAGCAGGCGCCGAAGGGCATGAAGAGCGTGGTGCAGGCCGTGACGCAGTTGACTGCAGGCTTGGCTGCGGTCTTGGGTATCGCCTTGTCACCCATCACCAAAGACCCGACACTGGTCATTCTGTATTCTGTGATTGCCGGGCTGACAGTCGTGGCAGCATTTCCATTCTGGTTTTATTTCCGCACGTTGGACCATAAAAAGGTTGACCCGGACACAAATAGCCAACAAGCTTGA
- a CDS encoding Putative PB1 domain, tetratricopeptide-like helical domain superfamily, protein MSLKQEIETWVSALGRYDNNEFDEALKDFERISDTSKILFNMGVIHATLGEHEKAVECYQRAIKLDQYLAVAYFQQGVSNFLLGDFEEALANFNDTLLYLRGNTMIDYAQLGLLFKLYSCEVLFNRGLCYIYLQQKDAGLQDLSYAVKEKVVEDHNVIDEAIREEAEGYTVFSIPVGVVYRPNEAKVRNLKTKDYLGKARLVAASDRANAFTGFAGSEIKNAGKNDVKDDRPADNISFAATNLVKPGLASRRQQSEPPNGRGVFPPTPPPDQLEANNGGTLSRGQSVRNGPKPMLAKLNIENSRPNERYQKTSSPNDRRGPPPVMRSESRSATPSRGYSRRDLQMRGRPVDEEAEDAYPDELYDMYQGSNGNSTRTSRQTSRRVPQRYMDEEDDGSDYGSFDEGDFEMVSNRRPGTGSISSRGGSRRPEVRKIRVKVHAEDVRYIMVGAAVEFPDFADRIREKFGLRRRFKIKIRDEDVPNGDMITMGDQDDLDMAIMSVKSQARKARQDIGKMEIWVQEIM, encoded by the exons ATGTCATTGAAGCAG GAAATAGAAACGTGGGTGTCGGCTCTGGGCCGATACGACAACAACGAGTTCGATGAGGCCCTCAAAGACTTTGAAAGAATCTCTGACACATCGAAAATTCTCTTCAACATGGGTGTTATCCACGCCACGTTAGGAGAGCACGAGAAAGCT GTTGAATGTTACCAACGAGCCATCAAGCTCGACCAGTACCTGGCTGTCGCCTACTTCCAGCAAGGCGTCTCAAATTTTCTGCTTGGCGACTTTGAAGAGGCGTTGGCTAACTTCAACGATACTCTCCTTTACTTACGAGGAAACACAATGATCGACTACGCTCAATTGGGGCTGCTCTTCAAGCTCTACTCGTGCGAAGTTCTTTTCAACAGAGGTCTCTGCTACATCTACCTGCAACAAAAGGATGCCGGCTTGCAGGATCTGTCGTACGCGgtcaaggagaaggtggTGGAAGACCACAACGTCATTGACGAGGCAATTCGGGAAGAAGCAGAG GGATACACCGTCTTCTCCATtcccgtcggcgtcgtttACCGGCCGAATGAGGCAAAGGTTCGAAACCTCAAGACGAAAGACTATCTCGGAAAGGCCCGGCTGGTAGCCGCCTCCGATCGCGCGAATGCATTCACAGGCTTTGCCGGGTCCGAGATCAAGAAT GCTGGCAAGAACGACGTCAAGGATGACAGGCCGGCTGACAAcatctccttcgccgccaccaacCTGGTCAAGCCTGGTCTGGCATCAAGAAGACAACAGTCCGAGCCGCCCAACGGCCGCGGTGTCTTCCCTCCGACACCTCCGCCTGACCAGCTGGAAGCTAACAACGGCGGCACCTTATCACGCGGGCAATCTGTTCGcaatgggcccaagccgaTGCTTGCGAAGCTGAATATCGAAAACTCTAGACCCAACGAGCGATACCAGAAGACGAGCAGCCCGAACGATAGGAgagggccgccgcccgttATGAGGTCTGAGTCACGGTCTGCCACTCCCAGCAGAGGATACTCCAGGCGCGACCTTCAAATGCGTGGCCGCCCGGTTGATGAGGAGGCGGAAGATGCCTACCCCGATGAGCTGTACGACATGTACCAGGGTAGCAACGGCAACAGCACGAGAACCAGCCGACAAACCTCCCGCCGTGTGCCGCAACGGTACatggacgaagaggacgacggtTCCGACTACGGCTCCTTCGATGAGGGCGACTTCGAGATGGTCTCCAACAGACGCCCCGGCACAGGCTCTATATCTTCTCGTGGCGGTTCGAGGAGACCCGAAGTCCGCAAGATTCGCGTCAAGGTTCACGCCGAGGATGTTCGATACATCATGGTTGGCGCGGCAGTCGAGTTCCCCGACTTTGCCGACCGGATCCGCGAGAAATTCGGCCTTCGCCGGCGTTTCAAAATCAAGATCCGCGATGAAGACGTGCCGAATGGTGATATGATTACCATGGGCGACCAAGACGATCTGGACATGGCCATCATGAGCGTGAAGAGTCAAGCAAGAAAGGCAAGGCAGGACATCGGCAAGATGGAG ATCTGGGTTCAAGAGATTATGTAG
- a CDS encoding Putative large ribosomal subunit protein eL32, protein MRVDRSWRKPKGIDNRVRRRFRGNTAMPSIGFGSNKKTKYMMPSGHKAFLVSNVNDVNLLLMHNRTYAAECDRPQRLVEKAYRHHLPREAAWRQGHEPQGQGHHRGLSEQSQEWWRGISYSGRRGSLVFAGHLRCALSYPGNGNASEYGFCCGDDSGLRPGMARTVVLGNTKTRNNRSRNRNLNFQRLDVLFRACCSHYLRLILTKTKNGVGWRQGKTESFICSAIREYHQPLWPLLVVNIPCAGEDAIYQEGSPAGRHPGNGLNEDR, encoded by the exons ATGCGCGTTGACCGATCATGGCGCAAACCCAAGGGTATTGACAACCGTGTCCGCCGTCGCTTCAGGGGCAACACTGCCATGCCCTCG ATTGGCTTCGGTTCcaacaagaagaccaagTACATGATGCCCTCCGGCCACAAGGCCTTCCTTGTCAGCAACGTCAACGACGTCAACCTCCTGCTGATGCACAACCGCACCTACGCTGCCGAGTGC GATCGCCCACAACGTCTCGTCGAGAAAGCGTATCGACATCATCTCCCGCGCGAAGCAGCTTGGCGTCAAGGTCACGAAccccaaggccaaggtcacCACCGAGGTTTAAGCGAACAAAGCCAGGAATGGTGGCGTGGAATCAGCTATTCGGGGCGAAGGGGGTCATTGGTTTTCGCCGGTCACTTGCGTTGTGCTCTCTCATATCCGGGGAACGGGAATGCATCGGAATACGGTTTCTGCTGCGGCGATGATTCAGGGCTGCGGCCTGGCATGGCTCGTACCGTTGTGCTAGGAAATACAAAAACAAGAAACAACCGCAGCCGCAACCGCAACCTCAATTTTCAACGACTTGATGTTCTTTTCAGGGCGTGTTGTTCTCATTACTTACGTCTGATATTGACAAAGACAAAAAATGGCGTTGGATGGAGGCAGGGAAAAACAGAATCCTTCATATGCTCGGCAATTCGAGAATACCACCAACCCCTTTGGCCCCTATTAGTCGTCAATATCCCATGTGCAGGTGAAGATGCTATTTATCAGGAGGGCTCGCCCGCGGGGCGTCATCCGGGAAATGGATTAAATGAGGACCGTTGA
- a CDS encoding Putative glutamyl/glutaminyl-tRNA synthetase, rossmann-like alpha/beta/alpha sandwich: MSTLALRPQGRSLFQRSLNACHQCRGVGSTRWHSSVRSGFQALRKKLPPLADKRLRELPDKPARTRFAPSPTGYLHLGSLRTALFNWLIARATGGQFIIRVEDTDRTRIVDDAVERLLADLKWAELNWDEGPDVGGAFGPYEQSKRLDYYKKYTAQLLDDGKAYRCFCTAHDLERHKQQVLDDGGGSAHYPGTCRGISPSQAERRAANGEKHVVRFRSEGRPSFIDQVYGNYQKNEDEDDFILVKSDGYPTYHFANVIDDHLMEITHVIRGAEWLISTPKHIALYDAFKWEPPTFAHAGLLCAQNGEKLSKRNHDIDISSYRDKGVLPSALNNWLALLGWSMNEKDLAKGGEVFYTINELAEKFSLRFTKGNIKTNPDKLAVFQRKHLTHRLREENPDEELLKQAFLPPTEKLLAHIASLLPSSSTGSSAENTQPTSEPSTATTPEILTSPTNQKHFFSIADFTSLTPRLSSLSTSATHLLEIYRTLAADSPIDPLDLIHEHPSFFLRPSAHAYVRALENLSLPDTTTPPPVLLADLHASLRDIHELDWNADRLQSVINDFSTRHAASVDPEKPVRPINKATYALLRLVLTGDHSRGAKPAKLQLALLGRAETLTRFELCAEQ; encoded by the exons ATGTCAACGTTAGCCCTGAGACCCCAGGGCAGGTCCCTTTTTCAGAGGTCGCTCAATGCGTGCCACCAGTGCCGGGGCGTGGGCTCAACGAGATGGCATTCGTCCGTGAGGAGCGGCTTCCAGGCGCTGAGGAAGAAGCTGCCACCGCTGGCCGACAAGAGGCTACGTGAGCTGCCCGACAAGCCAGCCAGAACGCGTTTcgcaccctcgccgacgggaTATCTCCATCTCGGGTCTCTGAGGACTGCGCTATTCAATTGGCTTATTGCACGGGCTACCGGTGGGCAGTTCATCATTCGGGTTGAAGACACCGATCGC ACTCGTATCGTTGATGATGCCGTCGAGCGTCTACTCGCAGACCTTAAATGGGCAGAGCTGAACTGGGACGAGGGCCCCGACGTAGGCGGTGCCTTTGGACCCTACGAACAG TCAAAACGCCTGGACTACTACAAAAAGTACACCGCCCAGCTTCTGGATGATGGCAAGGCATACCGCTGCTTCTGCACAGCGCACGACCTCGAGCGCCACAAGCagcaggtcctcgacgacggcggcggctcagCACACTACCCGGGGACGTGTCGTGGTATCTCCCCCTCTCAGGCCGAACGCCGCGCTGCCAACGGCGAGAAACACGTCGTGCGCTTCCGGAGCGAAGGCCGCCCATCCTTTATCGACCAGGTCTACGGCAACTACCAGAAgaatgaggatgaggatgactTCATCCTTGTCAAGAGTGATGGATACCCGACCTACCACTTCGCTAACGTGATTGACGATCATCTCATGGAGATCACCCACGTCATCCGCGGTGCT GAATGGCTCATCTCGACGCCCAAGCACATTGCCCTCTACGACGCCTTCAAGTGGGAACCCCCGACCTTCGCCCATGCCGGCCTCCTTTGTGCCCAGAACGGCGAGAAGTTGAGCAAGCGCAACCACGACATTGACATCTCGTCGTACCGTGACAAGGGGGTTCTTCCCTCGGCGCTGAACAACTGGCTGGCGCTACTAGGCTGGAGCATGAACGAGAAGGACCTCGCCAAGGGAGGCGAGGTATTTTACACTATCAATGAGCTCGCCGAAAAG TTCTCCCTCAGGTTCACAAAGGGCAACATCAAGACCAACCCAGACAAACTGGCCGTCTTCCAACGCAAACACCTCACCCACCGCCTGCGCGAGGAGAAccccgacgaggagctcctcaAGCAAGCCTTCCTTCCGCCGACAGAGAAACTCCTTGCTCACATCGcatccctcctcccttcATCTTCCACCGGATCCTCTGCTGAAAACACCCAACCCACCAGCGAACCATCCACAGCCACAACACCAGAGATCCTCACCTCGCCGACCAACCAGAAGCATTTCTTCTCGATAGCCGACTTCACCTCCCTAACACCCCGTCTGTCGTCCCTCTCCACGTCCGCCACCCACCTCCTCGAAATTTACCGCACCCTCGCTGCCGACTCCCCCATCGATCCCCTGGACCTCATCCACGAGcacccctccttctttctccgCCCCTCGGCGCACGCCTACGTCCGCGCCCTCGAGAATCTGTCCCTCCCGGATACCACGACCCCGCCCccggtcctcctcgccgacctgcACGCCTCTCTTCGCGACATCCACGAGCTCGACTGGAACGCGGACCGGCTGCAGTCCGTCATCAACGACTTCTCCACGCGccacgccgcctccgtcgacCCGGAAAAGCCCGTGAGGCCCATCAACAAGGCGACGTACGCCCTGCTGCGACTCGTGCTCACTGGCGACCACAGCCGCGGCGCTAAGCCCGCCAAGCTGCAGCTCGCGCTGCTGGGGCGTGCCGAGACCCTGACGAGGTTCGAGCTCTGCGCCGAGCAGTGA
- a CDS encoding Putative ATP-grasp, subdomain 1 protein — protein sequence MGHPNHLETTLGDQLPLSFQGGLALLEIRDGIKSPRDHRSPPQLWALDLILTPIPEESLLKKPLSVTDLSEESFGSVKFELLRDGLKAAHRSVAKDTATVIRFFFPAEGGYVARCDFLERRFEGCEAVEAAKSFLPPLSSILAVPQILPSMSSLKPSSVGIVSQAIGGVLLKTTASHELGSILQELDREMENRLSFPWILQQQVKRRRVFWVQGREDFESSRRAYEAAWALGITLVVLDHPGHWLEDDRGPHAHLREAFVPTNIDIDDGFAQRIVNAVQNYPHPVDGITTISDVRLAGVAQACEILGLPTSPSAAYSIAGDKAATRNLEAKGSDDSFAVSSSTDLDAALAHRRGKLVYPLIVKPCTGWNSDCVSKVHDEASLCAAVARASARHANSPNRSTGVVVEPYIDGPEVDANFVILNGEILFFDITDDFPSTADLSSSSETKNDANFMETLMVVPSGLPLNEKAMMRECLRQSILRQGFESGVFHCEARVRHSMARYAPRDDNGLLDLQVSSITGETNNATAEPSCYLHEVNARPPGYLNTVGVLLAYGVDYYAIRLLFSLGSAGEERVRALSHPFRGDGPQYTLGVTILPARRSGVMDTEDAVEELMDRHPWLRDCIVDYKTCKKRGDVVQGPESAELWWVAYVTVASRVGRKDCLEKVQFVQDHFSYKLIGE from the exons ATGGGGCATCCGAACCACCTCGAAACCACTCTTGGAGACCAACTACCGCTATCCTTCCAGGGAGGCTTGG CTCTGCTTGAGATTCGGGATGGCATTAAATCGCCCAGGGATCATCGGTCACCACCGCAACTGTGGGCATTGGATCTCATCCTGACGCCGATCCCCGAAGAGTCCCTGCTGAAGAAGCCACTCAGCGTAACCGATCTCTCTGAAGAGAGTTTTGGCAGCGTGAAATTCGAGCTGCTTAGAGACGGTCTCAAGGCTGCCCACCGGTCAGTTGCCAAAGACACGGCGACTGTCATCCGGTTCTTCTTCCCCGCGGAGGGCGGCTACGTTGCAAGATGCGACTTTCTTGAGCGCCGTTTCGAAGGCTGCGAAGCCGTCGAGGCAGCAAAGTCTTTCTTGCCGCCTCTTTCGTCCATTCTTGCGGTCCCGCAAATCCTACCGTCCATGAGCTCGCTGAAGCCAAGctccgtcggcatcgtctcTCAAGCgatcggcggcgtccttctcAAAACCACCGCGTCTCACGAGCTGGGCTCAATTCTTCAAGAATTGGATCGCGAGATGGAAAATCGGCTGTCCTTTCCATGGAttctgcagcagcaggtcaAGCGACGCCGAGTGTTCTGGGTTCAGGGACGCGAGGACTTTGAATCGAGTCGCCGCGCCTATGAAGCTGCTTGGGCGCTTGGCATCACTCTCGTAGTTCTTGATCATCCGGGTCACTGGCTTGAAGATGATCGAGGTCCTCACGCCCATCTTCGGGAGGCCTTCGTCCCTACCAATATCGATATCGATGACGGCTTCGCCCAGCGTATTGTCAACGCCGTGCAGAATTACCCGCACCCCGTTGATGGTATCACTACCATCAGCGACGTACGACTGGCTGGAGTAGCCCAAGCTTGTGAAATACTCGGCCTTCCAACGTCACCGTCTGCAGCATACAGTATTGCAGGAGACAAAGCCGCCACCAGAAATCTTGAAGCCAAGGGCTCAGATGATTCTTTCGCGGTCAGCAGCTCTACTGATTTGGACGCCGCTCTGGCGCACAGGAGAGGCAAGCTCGTGTACCCCCTCATCGTCAAACCCTGCACCGGCTGGAACTCGGACTGCGTGTCCAAGGTCCACGACGAGGCCTCTCTCTGCGCGGCTGTCGCTCGCGCCTCAGCTCGGCATGCTAATTCTCCCAACCGGAGCActggcgtcgtcgttgagcCCTACATCGACGGTCCAGAGGTTGACGCAAACTTCGTCATACTGAACGGCGAGATCCTCTTCTTCGATATCACAGACGACTTTCCAAGCACGGCGGATctgtccagcagcagcgaaaCAAAGAATGATGCCAACTTCATGGAGACTTTGATGGTTGTACCCTCCGGGCTCCCGTTGAATGAGAAGGCAATGATGAGAGAGTGCCTGAGACAGAGTATCCTCCGCCAGGGTTTTGAATCTGGCGTTTTTCATTGCGAAGCCAGGGTCAGGCACTCTATGGCACGCTACGCACCCCGGGATGACAATGGACTGCTGGACCTTCAGGTCTCTTCAATCACCGGCGAAACGAATAACGCCACCGCTGAGCCATCTTGCTACCTTCACGAGGTGAATGCACGACCTCCAGGATACCTTAACACCGTTGGTGTACTGCTCGCCTACGGAGTCGACTACTACGCAATAAGACTTCTCTTCAGCCTTGGCTCGGCGGGCGAAGAGCGCGTCAGGGCGCTCTCACACCCGTTCAGGGGCGACGGACCCCAGTACACCCTCGGCGTCACCATCCTTCCCGCCAGACGCTCGGGGGTCATGGACACCGAGGAtgcggtcgaggagctgaTGGATCGCCACCCGTGGCTGCGGGACTGCATTGTAGACTACAAGACCTGCAAGAAACGCGGCGATGTCGTCCAGGGGCCCGAGTCGGCGGAGCTTTGGTGGGTGGCTTATGTCACGGTAGCTTCGAGGGTGGGACGGAAAGACTGTCTGGAGAAGGTTCAGTTCGTCCAGGATCACTTTTCGTATAAGCTGATTGGAGAGTGA
- a CDS encoding Putative Heat shock protein DnaJ, cysteine-rich — MDSGGPSAGPDMSGEEDIDLYELLGIDKDASQDQIKKAYRKAALLHHPDKVPEDRREESEAKFKAVSQAYEILKDEDKRHLYDTHGMAAFDPSRGGPGGPGGVEVDLNDILSQMFGMGMGGPGGPGGGPRRPRRGPDEDQPYKVTLEELYKGKTVKFSANKQVVCGSCKGSGAKANVKPQPCEKCRGAGMAEAFRQVGPGMVRKETVICDRCEGSGNFYKEKDRCKKCKGKRTTSETKVLEIYIPRGSQNGERIVLEGEADQFPDQTPGDIVFHLAEEPHDDFTRIGNDLSAELNVTLAEALGGFSRTVLTHLDGRGIHIERLRGQILRPGDILKVPGEGMPHKRGESKGDLYLIVNVEFPEDGWLKDEKDYEVLNKLLPPPPPPIEAEEVDDVDYEEVDSLDSMGANSNDPRFGGEWEDEDEDDGQPQCQPQ; from the exons ATGGACAGTGGTGGACCGAGTGCCGGTCCCGATATGTCGGGGGAGGAAGACATTGACCTCTACG AGCTCCTTGGGATCGATAAGGATGCCTCGCAGGATCAGATCAAGAAGGCATACCGCAAG GCTGCCCTTCTTCACCACCCCGACAAAGTTCCCGAGGACCGCAGAGAAGAATCGGAAGCCAAGTTCAAGGCCGTCAGCCAGGCCTATGAAATCCTCAAGGATGAGGACAAGCGCCACCTCTACGATACCCACGGCATGGCCGCCTTCGACCCTTCGCGgggcggccccggcggccccggcggcgtcgaggtcgacctgAACGACATCCTTTCACAAATGTTCGGAATGGGCATGGGCGGCCCCGGAGGTCCTGGTGGTGGTCCCAGAAGACCCCGTCGCGGCCCTGACGAGGACCAGCCTTACAAGGTCACGCTTGAGGAGTTGTACAAGGGCAAGACTGTCAAGTTCTCTGCGAACAAGCAGGTCGTCTGCGGCTCCTGCAAGGGATCCGGCGCCAAAGCGAACGTCAAGCCCCAGCCGTGCGAGAAGTGCAGAGGCGCCGGTATGGCAGAGGCCTTCCGCCAGGTTGGCCCGGGTATGGTGCGCAAGGAGACCGTCATTTGCGACCGCTGCGAGGGATCCGGCAACTTCTACAAGGAGAAGGACCGCTGCAAGAAGTGCAAGGGTAAGCGCACGACGTCCGAGACCAAGGTCCTCGAGATCTACATTCCCAGAGGCTCCCAGAACGGCGAGCGGATCGTGttggagggagaggcggaCCAGTTCCCTGACCAGACCCCCGGAGACATTGTTTTCCacctggccgaggagcccCACGACGATTTCACCCGCATCGGCAACGACTTGTCTGCTGAGTTGAATGTCACCCTGGCCGAGGCTCTTGGCGGCTTTTCTCGTACTGTCTTGACGCACCTCGACGGTCGCGGTATTCACATCGAAAGACTCCGCGGCCAGATCCTCCGCCCTGGCGACATCCTCAAGGTGCCTGGCGAGGGTATGCCTCACAAGCGTGGCGAGAGCAAGGGCGACTTGTACTTGATTGTCAACGTCGAGTTCCCTGAGGACGGTTGGTTGAAGGACGAAAAGGACTACGAGGTTTTGAACAAgcttctccctccccctcccccgccaattgaggccgaggaggttgACGACGTTGACTACGAAGAGGTTGACAGCCTGGACTCG ATGGGTGCCAACTCGAACGACCCGCGGTTCGGTGGCGAAtgggaggacgaggatgaagatgacggccAACCTCAGTGCCAGCCTCAGTGA